The DNA window CGCACGCGGCCTGCCGCCAGCGCCACGGCGAAGATGACGGCCGCGAACAGTACGACGATGCCCAGCTCGCCCAGGATGGGCGCGGCGGTCTCCCACGACACCTCGGTCAAATGCGCGCTCTGGGTGATGGCCTGGGTGTACCAGTACGTGGGGAAGAACTTCGCCGCCGTCTGTATCTCGGCGCCCAGCAGGTCCAGGCTGATCCAGGCCCCGCCCATGAACGTCATCACCATGCCGCCGATGTTGCCCACCGCGTTGGCCGTCGCCTCGCCCACGCCCAGCTGCCCCAGCAGAAAGCCCACGGCCAGCGGCATGAGCGACAGCGCGAACGCCCCCGCCAGCATGAGCGCCACCGCGCCGCCGGGCACGCCCTCCAGCGTGTACCCGAACGCCGCCAGCCCGATTGTGCAGGTCACCGCCCATACCGCCACAGTCACCAGAAAGCTGGCGGCCGCCTTCCACAGGCCCAGCCGCACGCTGGACAGGGGGCCCACCTGCGTGCGCCGCAGCACGTCGGTGCGGTTGAACGCGCCCATGAGCAGGCTCACGCACACGATGATGGACGCCGTCAGCGTGTAGGCGCACCACTGCAGGTAGAAGGCGAAGCGGTCGGCCGGTATGGCGCCGTCCTTGGTCTGAACCGTCTCGACCTCGATCGACTGAGCCGCGGCTTCGTCGGCGCGCGCCAGCACGTCGGACACGGAGGCGTCCGCATCGAGCGCGGATGCCGCCTGCACCAAGGCCA is part of the Arabiibacter massiliensis genome and encodes:
- a CDS encoding ABC transporter permease translates to MQVFKTALRVVLTHPVYVVVYVGFLSMLGLFVAMGVTSGADAGRYEAAKAPFAVIDRDGSALSEHLAAFLGEHGDPVEVADDPFALQDAVATGQTRCVLIVPEGYEQAFFEAARSGGDLPAIEVAYSYGTMTGTLLDQQANQYLALVQAASALDADASVSDVLARADEAAAQSIEVETVQTKDGAIPADRFAFYLQWCAYTLTASIIVCVSLLMGAFNRTDVLRRTQVGPLSSVRLGLWKAAASFLVTVAVWAVTCTIGLAAFGYTLEGVPGGAVALMLAGAFALSLMPLAVGFLLGQLGVGEATANAVGNIGGMVMTFMGGAWISLDLLGAEIQTAAKFFPTYWYTQAITQSAHLTEVSWETAAPILGELGIVVLFAAVIFAVALAAGRVRMRSAEAGGNAAASMTGA